A part of Dehalogenimonas sp. W genomic DNA contains:
- a CDS encoding ammonium transporter, with translation MVSSGDTGWILMSTALVLLMTPGVALFYGGMVRKKSVISTLMMSFAMLGIIGLLWVFFGYSLAFGPDLGGIIGTLKYAFLNNVTGDPSDIYATTVPHLAFMMFQGMFAIITVALITGAVVERIKFGALMVFAVAWMTLIYTPVAHWVWGDGGWLLNLGTLDFAGGIVVHINAGLSALALVFVLGSRRGFRHEPMEPSSIPLVMLGAALLWFGWFGFNAGSALSSGSLASTALVATNTAGAAAATTWMLLAWNHRRPTLLGIATGAVAGLAAVTPAAGFIHPIYGAIIGIVAAVICYYAMIAKMKMGIDDSLDVMAVHGVGGILGVLAVGIFATTAVNPAGADGLLFGGGLALMGKQLVGTLAVGAFAFGGTWIIAKVIDATMGLRVNEMEEVVGLDLSQHGERALGGIR, from the coding sequence ATGGTCAGTTCCGGTGATACTGGTTGGATATTAATGTCAACCGCCCTTGTGCTGCTGATGACGCCCGGAGTGGCGCTGTTTTACGGCGGCATGGTTCGTAAAAAGAGCGTTATTTCCACGCTGATGATGAGCTTCGCAATGTTGGGAATCATCGGGCTTTTGTGGGTTTTCTTCGGTTATTCCTTGGCCTTCGGTCCTGACCTCGGCGGCATTATCGGCACCCTGAAATACGCGTTTCTGAATAATGTCACCGGTGATCCTTCCGATATCTATGCCACAACAGTGCCCCACCTGGCTTTCATGATGTTTCAAGGTATGTTCGCCATCATTACCGTTGCTCTAATTACAGGTGCCGTCGTTGAACGCATCAAATTCGGCGCTCTGATGGTTTTCGCCGTGGCCTGGATGACGCTTATTTATACCCCCGTGGCGCACTGGGTCTGGGGTGACGGTGGCTGGCTGCTGAACCTGGGAACGCTGGATTTTGCCGGTGGCATCGTGGTACACATCAACGCCGGTTTATCAGCACTGGCTTTGGTATTCGTGTTAGGCTCCCGGCGCGGGTTTCGTCATGAGCCGATGGAACCTTCCAGTATTCCGCTGGTCATGCTGGGCGCGGCTTTACTGTGGTTCGGCTGGTTCGGCTTTAACGCCGGGAGCGCCTTAAGCTCCGGTTCGCTGGCTTCAACTGCCCTGGTGGCCACTAATACCGCCGGCGCAGCAGCGGCCACCACCTGGATGCTTTTAGCCTGGAATCACCGCCGGCCGACACTGCTGGGCATCGCCACCGGCGCGGTGGCCGGTCTGGCAGCGGTCACTCCAGCCGCCGGTTTTATTCATCCGATATATGGCGCCATAATCGGAATCGTTGCTGCAGTCATCTGTTACTATGCCATGATTGCCAAAATGAAAATGGGTATTGATGATTCACTTGATGTGATGGCGGTACACGGTGTCGGCGGCATTCTTGGCGTTTTAGCGGTCGGTATATTTGCAACTACCGCTGTTAATCCCGCTGGAGCGGACGGCTTACTGTTCGGCGGCGGATTAGCATTAATGGGGAAACAACTGGTAGGCACGCTGGCTGTGGGCGCTTTCGCTTTTGGCGGCACCTGGATTATTGCCAAAGTAATTGATGCCACCATGGGACTCAGAGTCAATGAAATGGAAGAGGTGGTTGGTTTAGACCTGTCGCAACATGGCGAACGTGCGCTCGGAGGAATCAGATAA
- a CDS encoding P-II family nitrogen regulator — protein sequence MKKIEAVIREERLDAVKKALEGHGIHGMTVTEVSGRGQQKGISLQWRVGEYRVDFLPKLKVEVVCHDDDCNVVVESIMKAGKTGRIGDGKVFVLPVEAAYRIRTGETGEAVI from the coding sequence ATGAAAAAGATAGAAGCAGTCATTCGAGAGGAACGGCTTGACGCCGTCAAAAAGGCCCTTGAGGGTCACGGGATTCACGGTATGACGGTGACCGAAGTTTCCGGCCGCGGCCAGCAAAAGGGTATTTCACTGCAATGGCGGGTCGGCGAATACCGAGTGGATTTTCTGCCGAAATTAAAAGTTGAAGTAGTCTGCCATGATGACGACTGCAACGTCGTGGTTGAGTCCATAATGAAAGCCGGCAAAACCGGCCGCATCGGCGACGGCAAAGTATTCGTATTACCGGTTGAAGCCGCCTATCGGATCCGTACCGGAGAAACAGGGGAAGCGGTAATCTAG